From Streptomyces chrestomyceticus JCM 4735, one genomic window encodes:
- a CDS encoding sugar transferase, protein MQQGGLVNPFPSARGRLADGASSQPAIDWEQRYRRTVITSDTVATAFVVAAIGIFFGARDAANWHEKWGILAFGTELLVLGALAVSRAWAPAVLGQGAEEFRRLGRSLFTAAVVLALGGIALTSRNIKLWIFVAIPALALITMTVRYLLRLWLHGQRKEGRCLRPVLAAGSPETVRDLITRSRKFPHLGWRVDAVCTTDGLGLDGDHVDGVPVVGALSEVANHVRRDGYRVVAVTADPHWSPDRLQRLAWNLEGSDAEMVVAPVLMEVAGPRLHVDAVLGIPLLRVSMPTFSGGRRAVKGIVDRLGAAVLLVLFAPLMLCVALLVLADSRGGAFYRQRRVGKDGREFTIFKFRTMVTGADAARAELIHRNEGAGLLFKLRRDPRVTRVGAALRRYSIDELPQLFNVLTGSMSLVGPRPPLPEESAAYGPDIRRRLLVKPGLTGLWQISGRSDLPWEEAVRLDLRYVEDWSLALDAVILWKTLRAVLYGQGAY, encoded by the coding sequence GTGCAACAGGGGGGATTAGTCAACCCGTTTCCGTCGGCGCGCGGGCGTCTGGCGGACGGGGCGAGCAGCCAGCCCGCGATCGACTGGGAGCAGCGGTACCGGCGTACCGTGATCACCAGCGACACCGTCGCCACCGCCTTCGTGGTGGCGGCCATCGGTATCTTCTTCGGGGCCCGGGACGCGGCCAACTGGCACGAGAAGTGGGGCATTCTCGCCTTCGGCACCGAACTGCTGGTGCTGGGCGCGCTGGCGGTGAGCCGGGCGTGGGCCCCGGCCGTGCTCGGCCAGGGGGCGGAGGAATTCCGCCGGCTCGGCCGTTCACTGTTCACCGCCGCCGTCGTGCTGGCGCTCGGCGGAATCGCCCTGACCTCGCGCAACATCAAGCTCTGGATCTTCGTCGCGATCCCGGCGCTCGCGCTCATCACCATGACCGTGCGGTACCTGCTGCGCCTGTGGCTGCACGGGCAGCGGAAGGAAGGGCGGTGCCTGAGACCGGTGCTGGCCGCCGGGAGCCCGGAGACCGTACGCGACCTGATCACCCGGTCCCGTAAGTTCCCGCACCTCGGGTGGCGGGTGGACGCGGTGTGCACGACGGACGGTCTCGGGCTCGACGGTGACCACGTGGACGGAGTGCCGGTCGTCGGAGCGCTGTCGGAGGTCGCCAACCATGTACGCCGCGACGGCTACCGGGTCGTCGCGGTCACCGCGGACCCGCACTGGTCACCGGACCGGCTGCAACGGCTGGCGTGGAACCTCGAAGGCAGCGACGCCGAGATGGTCGTGGCGCCCGTGCTGATGGAGGTGGCCGGCCCGCGGCTGCACGTCGACGCCGTGCTCGGGATTCCGCTGCTGCGGGTCAGCATGCCGACCTTCAGCGGAGGGCGGCGGGCCGTCAAAGGGATCGTCGACCGGCTGGGCGCGGCGGTCCTGCTGGTGCTGTTCGCGCCGCTGATGCTGTGCGTCGCGCTGCTCGTGCTGGCGGACAGCCGGGGCGGCGCGTTCTACCGCCAGCGCCGGGTCGGCAAGGACGGCCGCGAGTTCACCATCTTCAAGTTCCGCACCATGGTCACCGGGGCCGACGCGGCACGTGCCGAGCTGATCCACCGCAACGAGGGCGCCGGGCTGCTGTTCAAGCTCCGCCGGGACCCCCGGGTGACCCGGGTGGGGGCGGCGCTGCGCCGGTACTCGATCGACGAGCTCCCGCAGCTCTTCAACGTGCTCACCGGATCGATGTCGCTCGTCGGTCCGCGGCCCCCGCTGCCGGAGGAGTCCGCCGCGTACGGCCCGGACATCCGGCGGCGGCTGCTGGTCAAGCCCGGACTCACCGGTCTGTGGCAGATCAGCGGGCGCAGCGACCTGCCGTGGG